Below is a genomic region from Hyphomicrobium nitrativorans NL23.
CAATGTTCAGCGCGCGTTAAGGACCCGTTAACGAGTTAAGGGTTACCTGAAGTGGGTATTTAGGGTGTGTGGCATGTTAAAGTCTTTGCGTAAATGTCATCGATCCTTCGGCGTGTCCGGCGGAGGTTCTGTGCTCGCCGTTGCCGCTGCGGCCGCGTTGGCGGGGTGCAGCGCGGATATTTCACGCTTCGATCTCGGCAACCCCGACGGCGCGCGCGTCCAGTCCGGCTACGCGCCGTCTGTGGGCATGAACGGCCGATCCACGTCGTCGGAATTCGGCACGGCCGCTCACGACCGGCCGTCGCAGCGCCCCTCGCAGGTATCGCGCTCCGACCTGCCGCCGCCGGATGGCCAGTTCACCACCAGCGCGCTCTCGCCTCAGTCGGACTCCTACGGATCGGGATATGGGCACCGGCCCGCGCAGCATCCGAGCCAGCAGGACTACGGTTCCAACCGCTATCAGTCGCCGTCTTACGGTTCGCCCGCGCCTTCGGGATATGGCGGATCGCGCGATGTCGCGCCCGTGGCCTCCTACGACAGCCGGGGCGGAGGCGATTCCATCGAGGTTCGCGCTGGCGATACGCTCTACGGTCTCTCGCGCCGCCATGGCGTCTCGGTCAACGACCTGATGCGGGCGAACGGGCTCACCTCATCGAACCTTCAGCCCGGCCAGCGTCTCGTGCTGCCGTCCGGCTCCGGTGCATCTCCGCAGCATCAGCCGGGCTACGAGACGCCGCGCGTCGCCGCTGCGTCCGTCGCGCCTGCGGCTCAGGCGCCGTCGGATTGGAGCGACACGTACACCGTGCAGCCGGGCGACTCGCTTTACGCGATCGCGCGGAGCAACGGCATCAGCCTTGCCGATCTCGAACGTTACAACGGCATTCAGGACTCGCGGCGCGTGATGCCGGGCACCGTTCTGCGCGTGCCGGGCGAGGCCGGGGCATCGACGCAGGTTGCCGAAGTGCCGCCGGCGTATCAGCCGCCTCCGGCCTATCAGGCTCCGGCCGCGCAACAGCCGATGCCGCGGACGACCATCGAAACGCGCCCGGTGCAGACGCAGGAGCACCGTCCCGCGCAAGAGGCGCGCAATCCAACCGGGACTGTGCGTCTCGGCGACCAGCGCGCGATGCCGCCGGGTTCCACTGCGCAGCAGCCGACCCTGCTTAACGGAGCGAGCACGCCGCCGGCGAACGGCGAGCAGCAGCGCGTTGCGCGTCTGGAAACGCCGGGTTCGGCGAGCGATGCCGTTTCGCCCTCGGCCCCGCAGCACTCCGGGTCCGTGGCGGGTTCGAGCAAGCTCCGCTGGCCTGTGGTGGGCAAAGTGGTCGGCGGTTTCGGACCGCGTCCCGACGGCACGCACAACGACGGCGTGAATCTCTCGGCGCCGATGGGCACGGACATTCACGCGGCTGAAAACGGCGTGGTGGCGTATGCGGGCGACGAGCTCAAGGGTTACGGCAACCTCGTTCTGATCCGCCACGACAATGGCTGGGTGACCGCCTACGCGCACGCCGACGAAATTCTCGTCAAGCGCGGCGACCGCATCAACCGCGGGCAGGTGATCGCGAAGGTCGGCCGCACGGGTCAGGTGGATCAGCCGCAGCTTCACTTCGAGCTGAGGCAGGGCCAGAAGCCCGTCGATC
It encodes:
- a CDS encoding M23 family metallopeptidase, with translation MLAVAAAAALAGCSADISRFDLGNPDGARVQSGYAPSVGMNGRSTSSEFGTAAHDRPSQRPSQVSRSDLPPPDGQFTTSALSPQSDSYGSGYGHRPAQHPSQQDYGSNRYQSPSYGSPAPSGYGGSRDVAPVASYDSRGGGDSIEVRAGDTLYGLSRRHGVSVNDLMRANGLTSSNLQPGQRLVLPSGSGASPQHQPGYETPRVAAASVAPAAQAPSDWSDTYTVQPGDSLYAIARSNGISLADLERYNGIQDSRRVMPGTVLRVPGEAGASTQVAEVPPAYQPPPAYQAPAAQQPMPRTTIETRPVQTQEHRPAQEARNPTGTVRLGDQRAMPPGSTAQQPTLLNGASTPPANGEQQRVARLETPGSASDAVSPSAPQHSGSVAGSSKLRWPVVGKVVGGFGPRPDGTHNDGVNLSAPMGTDIHAAENGVVAYAGDELKGYGNLVLIRHDNGWVTAYAHADEILVKRGDRINRGQVIAKVGRTGQVDQPQLHFELRQGQKPVDPTPFMERI